A part of Sus scrofa isolate TJ Tabasco breed Duroc chromosome 15, Sscrofa11.1, whole genome shotgun sequence genomic DNA contains:
- the PPP2CB gene encoding serine/threonine-protein phosphatase 2A catalytic subunit beta isoform isoform X2, with product MHLAKEILTKESNVQEVRCPVTVCGDVHGQFHDLMELFRIGGKSPDTNYLFMGDYVDRGYYSVETVTLLVALKVRYPERITILRGNHESRQITQVYGFYDECLRKYGNANVWKYFTDLFDYLPLTALVDGQIFCLHGGLSPSIDTLDHIRALDRLQEVPHEGPMCDLLWSDPDDRGGWGISPRGAGYTFGQDISETFNHANGLTLVSRAHQLVMEGYNWCHDRNVVTIFSAPNYCYRCGNQAAIMELDDTLKYSFLQFDPAPRRGEPHVTRRTPDYFL from the exons ATGCACTTG gctaAGGAAATTCTAACAAAAGAATCAAATGTGCAAGAGGTTCGTTGTCCAGTTACGGTCTGTGGAGATGTGCATGGTCAATTCCATGATCTTATGGAACTCTTTAGAATCGGTGGAAAATCACCAGACACAAACTATCTATTCATGGGTGACTATGTAGACAGAGGTTATTATTCGGTGGAGACTGTGACTCTTCTTGTGGCATTAAAG GTGCGGTATCCAGAACGCATTACAATATTGAGAGGAAACCACGAGAGCCGACAAATTACCCAAGTATATGGCTTTTATGACGAATGTCTGCGGAAGTATGGAAATGCCaatgtttggaaatattttacagATCTATTTGATTATCTTCCACTTACAGCTTTAGTAGATGGACAG ATATTCTGCCTCCATGGTGGCCTCTCTCCATCCATAGATACACTGGATCATATAAGAGCCCTGGATCGTTTACAAGAAGTGCCACATGAG GGCCCAATGTGTGATCTCTTATGGTCGGATCCGGATGATCGTGGTGGGTGGGGCATCTCACCACGTGGTGCTGGCTACACATTTGGACAAGATATTTCTGAAACATTTAACCATGCCAATGGCCTCACACTGGTTTCTCGTGCTCACCAACTGGTAATGGAG GGATACAACTGGTGTCATGACCGGAACGTTGTTACCATTTTCAGTGCACCCAATTACTGTTATCGTTGTGGGAACCAGGCTGCTATCATGGAATTAGATGACACTTTGAAATATTCCTT cCTTCAATTTGACCCAGCACCTCGTCGTGGAGAGCCTCATGTGACCCGGCGCACCCCAGACTACTTCCTGTAA